A single window of Watersipora subatra chromosome 9, tzWatSuba1.1, whole genome shotgun sequence DNA harbors:
- the LOC137405392 gene encoding uncharacterized protein — MRICLPRKEEGKDHAIMVFNTGLHWLVAAFTPGYILVYDSACTADTMRFPQVKEVPQQTNPNDCGVYALSFLQWLVQKKNILTLQKESVETGFLCGRSYWQQRLCWRIE; from the exons ATGAG GATATGCCTACCAAGGAAAGAAGAGGGTAAAGATCATGCTATCATGGTCTTTAACACAGG ATTACATTGGCTTGTGGCTGCATTCACACCAGGGTACATTTTAGTTTATGACAGTGCATGCACAGCAGACACCATGCGATTTCCCCAAGTTAAAGAG GTGCCTCAGCAAACAAACCCTAATGACTGTGGGGTTTATGCGCTGTCATTTCTACAGTGGTTGGTTCAG aaGAAGAATATTCTGACGTTACAAAAGGAAAGTGTAGAAACAGGCTTCCTGTGTGGTCGGAGTTACTGGCAACAGAGACTCTGCTGGCGAATTGAATGA
- the LOC137404494 gene encoding uncharacterized protein isoform X1 has protein sequence MTQCTKLKQGHKTLLPGLFLLHCPHGIPYGYEVKDDSESPNIPFSVSVSRFQVAPKIVIYDNACALPRCALNRNPGFFRETKFLVDRFHWHNHTGCCGGYNINAYDHLKTINTQVAGQQNATLVKLKSFISYQHQDNFFLLQTFLSFRNMTHSLQLREALTNCELIIKQLVSFLK, from the exons ATGACCCAATGTACCAAGTTGAAGCAAGGGCATAAGACTTTGCTACCAGGGTTATTCCTCCTTCACTGTCCGCATG GAATACCCTATGGATATGAGGTCAAAGATGACAGTGAATCTCCCAACATTCCATTCTCTGTCTCTGTATCTAGATTCCAAGTTG cacctaagattgtcatctacgacaatgcttgtgcattacccaggtgtgctctcaatcgaaatccgggcttcttcagagagacaaagtttctggtagatagatttcactggcacaaccatactg GTTGCTGcggtggatataatataaatgcatacgaccatctaaaaactatcaacactcaagttgcaGGTCAACAgaacgcaacacttgtgaagctaaaatcttttataagctatcagcatcaagacaaTTTCTTTCtcttacaaacattcttatccttccgtaacatgacccattcacttcaactacgagaggcGCTTACTAACTGTGAGCttattattaagcagctggtatctttcctaaaataa
- the LOC137404494 gene encoding uncharacterized protein isoform X2 encodes MFRIEKRHFPYQFSCADNEKQNIGRTTSQAVGSQEPNASQVVRDEVAGNSELLNNGDYVEKTRCIAAKDSIETPCMMIGMEKYIQNTSMHVIQLKIP; translated from the exons ATGTTCCGTATTGAGAAGAGACATTTCCCTTACCAATTCTCATGCGCTG ACAATGAGAAACAAAATATTGGTAGGACTACATCACAAGCAGTCGGTAGTCAAGAACCCAATGC CAGTCAAGTTGTGAGAGATGAGGTTGCAGGTAATAGTGAATTGCTGAATAATGGTGATTATGTAGAAAAAACAAGATGTATTGCAGCTAAGGATTCTATTGAAACCCCGTGTATG ATGattggaatggagaaatatattcagaacacctCTATGCATGTAATTCAACTGAAGATTCCATAG